One stretch of Gavia stellata isolate bGavSte3 chromosome 25, bGavSte3.hap2, whole genome shotgun sequence DNA includes these proteins:
- the LOC104264066 gene encoding C-C motif chemokine 3-like, whose product MAKVDGVVCTLLLLTVLCCQSLAQRAPAVPDKCCFNFQTRRIKRDNVIACYPTSPECPHQAVIFRVRSGKEICAQASRAWVKRYQQSFQVSSFSIPS is encoded by the exons ATGGCGAAGGTGGACGGGGTGGTctgcaccctcctcctcctcaccgtGCTGTGCTGCCAGAGCTTGGCTCAGA gagccccagccGTGCCGGACAAGTGCTGCTTCAACTTCCAGACAAGAAGGATCAAGAGAGACAACGTCATCGCCTGCTACCCCACCAGCCCCGAGTGCCCGCACCAGGCTGTGAT CTTCAGGGTGAGGAGCGGGAAGGAGATCTGTGCCCAGGCAAGCAGGGCCTGGGTGAAGAGGTACCAGCAGAGCTTCCAAGTCAgctccttctccatccccagCTAG